One genomic window of Geodermatophilus sp. DSM 44513 includes the following:
- a CDS encoding DUF58 domain-containing protein, with protein sequence MILRRRSGGAAVPDRTAPAPGAEAAGTPPHVGEGPSDVLLQRLELTVRRRLDGLLQGDHLGLVPGSGSEAGDSRSYHPGDDVRRMDWPVTARTQVPHVRETIADRELETWAVVDLSASLDFGTANCTKRDLAIAGLAAVSHLTVRGGNRLGAVVTTGERVDRYPATAGRLAVDRLLRGVVATPRAAGGRRGDLAAALESLRRPPRRRGMVVVVSDFLGSDAGGAPDWERPLRGLRARHELLAIEVVDPRELELPDVGLLTVVDPESGQTLEVPTGDAAFRARFAEGAAAQRRAIAVALRRAGAGHLQLRTDRDWLMDVVRFVADRRRAGSGGASR encoded by the coding sequence GTGATCCTGCGTCGCCGCTCCGGCGGGGCCGCGGTCCCGGACCGGACCGCACCCGCCCCGGGCGCGGAGGCCGCCGGCACGCCGCCGCACGTGGGCGAGGGCCCCTCCGACGTGCTGCTGCAGCGGCTGGAGCTCACCGTGCGCCGCCGGCTCGACGGCCTGCTGCAGGGCGACCACCTCGGGCTGGTGCCCGGCTCGGGCAGCGAGGCCGGCGACTCGCGCAGCTACCACCCGGGGGACGACGTCCGGCGGATGGACTGGCCGGTGACCGCCCGCACGCAGGTGCCGCACGTGCGCGAGACGATCGCCGACCGCGAGCTGGAGACCTGGGCGGTGGTCGACCTGTCGGCCAGCCTGGACTTCGGGACCGCGAACTGCACCAAGCGCGACCTGGCCATCGCCGGGCTGGCCGCGGTCAGCCACCTCACCGTCCGCGGCGGCAACCGGCTGGGCGCCGTCGTCACCACCGGCGAGCGGGTCGACCGGTACCCGGCCACGGCCGGCCGGCTGGCGGTCGACCGGCTGCTGCGCGGGGTCGTGGCGACCCCGCGGGCCGCGGGTGGGCGCCGGGGCGACCTGGCCGCCGCCCTGGAGTCGCTGCGCCGGCCGCCGCGCCGCCGGGGCATGGTCGTCGTCGTGTCCGACTTCCTCGGCTCGGACGCCGGGGGTGCCCCGGACTGGGAGCGCCCGCTGCGGGGTCTGCGGGCCCGGCACGAGCTGCTGGCCATCGAGGTCGTCGACCCGCGGGAGCTGGAGCTGCCCGACGTCGGGCTGCTCACCGTGGTCGACCCCGAGTCCGGCCAGACCCTCGAGGTGCCCACCGGCGACGCCGCGTTCCGCGCCCGGTTCGCCGAGGGCGCCGCCGCCCAGCGGCGGGCGATCGCGGTCGCGCTGCGCCGGGCGGGCGCCGGGCACCTGCAGCTGCGCACCGACCGCGACTGGCTCATGGACGTGGTCCGCTTCGTCGCCGACCGGCGGCGGGCCGGCTCCGGAGGGGCGTCCCGATGA
- a CDS encoding C40 family peptidase — MRGTDGRDGRRGSGWRARGAGTAVAALVVAGLLPEPALAAPGDTPMAGAQDERDAAAARVAEIGVRLAQAQERVDAARHGAQIALQEYEVRRAAQQQARATADAAAAAAGRAAAELARGREQMAAFARSSYMQGSAAPGAAALVSAQGPAQLVERAALLDAAGSHRVDVLTALTALEEQASAASHAARVAVQAADEAEAVAAGSLADAQSLEVSARAQAAALVDQRRVLQLELAGAEVLLLGAEGEQAAAAARAVAAVAALATVPGPGPSAGAGSPTGTRTTAGAPLASAVATAVAAAESQHGLSYSWGGGDSAGPSYGIPPDTDVYGFDCSGLTEYAYARAGIRIGGTSREQFWRFRHQTVAAGDLRPGDLVFWGETADHTSIYHVALYLGGGRVVHAPQSGDVVRTSAMWFGTDYYGAVRPTG; from the coding sequence GTGCGCGGGACGGACGGGCGGGACGGTCGCCGCGGCAGTGGGTGGCGGGCGCGTGGGGCCGGGACGGCGGTGGCCGCCCTCGTCGTCGCCGGCCTGCTCCCGGAGCCGGCGCTGGCCGCCCCGGGCGACACCCCGATGGCCGGGGCGCAGGACGAGCGGGACGCCGCGGCCGCCCGGGTGGCCGAGATCGGCGTGCGGCTCGCGCAGGCCCAGGAGCGGGTGGACGCCGCGCGGCACGGCGCACAGATCGCCCTGCAGGAGTACGAGGTGCGCCGGGCCGCCCAGCAGCAGGCCCGGGCGACCGCCGACGCCGCCGCCGCGGCCGCCGGACGGGCCGCCGCCGAGCTGGCCCGCGGCCGGGAGCAGATGGCCGCCTTCGCACGGTCGAGCTACATGCAGGGCAGCGCGGCGCCCGGTGCGGCCGCGCTCGTCAGCGCCCAGGGTCCCGCCCAGCTGGTGGAGCGGGCCGCGCTGCTGGACGCCGCCGGCAGCCACCGGGTCGACGTCCTCACCGCGCTGACCGCCCTCGAGGAGCAGGCCTCCGCTGCCTCCCACGCCGCGCGGGTCGCGGTGCAGGCCGCCGACGAGGCCGAGGCCGTGGCCGCCGGGTCGCTGGCCGACGCGCAGTCCCTGGAGGTCTCCGCGCGGGCCCAGGCCGCCGCACTGGTCGACCAGCGCCGGGTGCTGCAGCTGGAGCTGGCCGGGGCGGAAGTGCTGCTGCTCGGCGCCGAGGGCGAGCAGGCCGCGGCCGCCGCCCGGGCCGTCGCCGCCGTGGCAGCGCTGGCCACGGTCCCGGGGCCCGGGCCGTCCGCCGGTGCTGGGTCGCCGACCGGCACCCGGACCACGGCCGGGGCACCGCTGGCGTCGGCGGTGGCCACCGCCGTCGCGGCGGCGGAGAGCCAGCACGGGCTGTCCTACAGCTGGGGCGGTGGGGACAGCGCCGGCCCCTCGTACGGCATCCCGCCGGACACCGACGTCTACGGCTTCGACTGCTCGGGTCTGACCGAGTACGCCTACGCGCGGGCCGGCATCCGGATCGGGGGCACCAGCCGCGAGCAGTTCTGGCGCTTCCGGCACCAGACGGTGGCCGCCGGTGACCTGCGTCCCGGCGACCTGGTGTTCTGGGGTGAGACCGCCGACCACACGTCGATCTACCACGTGGCGCTCTACCTCGGCGGCGGGCGGGTGGTCCATGCGCCGCAGAGCGGTGACGTGGTGCGCACCTCGGCGATGTGGTTCGGCACCGACTACTACGGCGCCGTGCGCCCGACGGGCTGA
- a CDS encoding long-chain-fatty-acid--CoA ligase: MRVPLTTRDFLDRAELVYGDRVGIVDEPNQPAPSLGEVTYREVARRGRALQAGLDALGVGEGERIAVVSHNAGRLLECLLALPSSGRVVVPVNFRLSTEEVEYIVGHSGARVLMVDPELEPALKRVEAEHRFTIGEEYEQLLRYDTEPVPWSEPDEDATATINYTSGTTARPKGVQMTHRNEWVNAVTFGMHMQVSDRDVYLHTLPMFHCNGWGLPYTTAGLGARQVVIRKIDGAEILRRVEQHGVTVMAGAPAVWNAVLDAAAEWDGEVPGRDRVRIIVAGAPPPSKTIARVEAELGWQFNQIYGLTETAPLLTVNRPRAEYDDLDPQERARRLSRAGVPALGTQVRTSDSGEVLVRGNTVLAGYWQNPDASAEALEGGWFHTGDGGTVDDGGYLTISDRKKDVIITGGENVSSIEVEDAVFSHPAVAEVAVIGVPDEKWGEMVTALVVVAEGQQVTAEEVVAHCRARIAGYKVPKRVEFRDELARTATGKIQKFKLRESFWADADRRI, from the coding sequence ATGCGCGTCCCCCTGACCACCCGTGACTTCCTCGACCGCGCCGAGCTGGTCTACGGCGACCGGGTCGGCATCGTCGACGAGCCGAACCAGCCCGCGCCCTCGCTCGGGGAGGTCACCTACCGGGAGGTCGCCCGCCGCGGCCGCGCGCTGCAGGCCGGCCTGGACGCCCTCGGCGTGGGGGAGGGCGAGCGGATCGCCGTCGTCAGCCACAACGCCGGCCGGCTGCTGGAGTGCCTGCTGGCCCTGCCGTCGTCCGGGCGGGTCGTCGTCCCGGTGAACTTCCGGCTGTCCACCGAGGAGGTCGAGTACATCGTCGGGCACAGCGGCGCCCGGGTGCTGATGGTCGACCCGGAGCTGGAGCCGGCCCTCAAGCGGGTGGAGGCCGAGCACCGGTTCACCATCGGCGAGGAGTACGAGCAGCTGCTGCGCTACGACACCGAGCCGGTGCCGTGGTCCGAGCCGGACGAGGACGCCACCGCCACGATCAACTACACCAGCGGGACGACGGCGCGGCCCAAGGGCGTGCAGATGACGCACCGCAACGAGTGGGTCAACGCGGTCACCTTCGGCATGCACATGCAGGTGAGCGACCGCGACGTCTACCTGCACACGCTGCCGATGTTCCACTGCAACGGCTGGGGGCTGCCCTACACGACGGCCGGGCTGGGCGCCCGCCAGGTGGTCATCCGCAAGATCGACGGCGCGGAGATCCTGCGCCGCGTCGAGCAGCACGGCGTCACCGTGATGGCCGGGGCCCCGGCGGTCTGGAACGCCGTCCTGGACGCCGCGGCCGAGTGGGACGGCGAGGTCCCCGGCCGCGACCGGGTCCGCATCATCGTGGCCGGCGCGCCGCCGCCGTCGAAGACGATCGCGCGGGTCGAGGCCGAGCTCGGCTGGCAGTTCAACCAGATCTACGGGCTCACCGAGACCGCCCCGCTGCTCACCGTCAACCGCCCGCGCGCCGAGTACGACGACCTGGACCCGCAGGAGCGCGCCCGGCGGCTGTCCCGGGCCGGCGTCCCCGCGCTCGGGACCCAGGTGCGGACCAGTGACTCCGGCGAGGTCCTGGTGCGCGGCAACACGGTGCTGGCCGGCTACTGGCAGAACCCCGACGCCTCCGCCGAGGCGCTGGAGGGCGGCTGGTTCCACACCGGGGACGGCGGCACGGTCGACGACGGCGGCTACCTCACCATCTCCGACCGCAAGAAGGACGTGATCATCACCGGCGGGGAGAACGTCTCCTCGATCGAGGTGGAGGACGCCGTCTTCAGCCACCCGGCGGTCGCGGAGGTGGCGGTCATCGGCGTCCCCGACGAGAAGTGGGGCGAGATGGTCACCGCGCTGGTCGTGGTGGCCGAGGGCCAGCAGGTCACCGCCGAGGAGGTCGTCGCCCACTGCCGGGCCCGGATCGCCGGGTACAAGGTGCCCAAGCGGGTCGAGTTCCGCGACGAGCTGGCCCGCACCGCCACCGGGAAGATCCAGAAGTTCAAGCTGCGCGAGTCCTTCTGGGCCGACGCCGACCGCCGGATCTGA
- a CDS encoding DUF1772 domain-containing protein, with the protein MTLLAVHLALTAAYAGFQWTVRALVYPQFALVPPGAFTAYERRHQQRISWVVGPLFAGQGVTTLWLLAARPAGTPLLPVLAGAACLAVVLGATALGAVPLHRRLGDGWDGGAHQRLLRVDTLRAVAATAGTAAALWLVLG; encoded by the coding sequence GTGACCCTGCTGGCGGTGCACCTGGCGCTGACCGCGGCCTACGCCGGGTTCCAGTGGACCGTGCGCGCGCTGGTCTACCCGCAGTTCGCGCTGGTCCCGCCCGGCGCGTTCACCGCCTACGAGCGCCGCCACCAGCAGCGCATCTCGTGGGTGGTGGGGCCGCTGTTCGCCGGGCAGGGCGTCACCACGCTGTGGCTGCTCGCCGCCCGGCCCGCCGGCACGCCGCTGCTCCCGGTGCTGGCCGGGGCGGCCTGCCTGGCCGTCGTCCTGGGAGCCACCGCGCTCGGCGCCGTCCCGCTGCACCGCCGGCTGGGGGACGGGTGGGACGGCGGCGCGCACCAGCGGCTGCTGCGGGTGGACACCCTGCGGGCGGTCGCGGCCACCGCGGGGACGGCCGCCGCGCTGTGGCTGGTGCTCGGCTGA